From Drosophila nasuta strain 15112-1781.00 chromosome X, ASM2355853v1, whole genome shotgun sequence, one genomic window encodes:
- the LOC132797337 gene encoding thioredoxin domain-containing protein 17 has protein sequence MPEYVPIKGYDQLMDALKSQSKNNCLIYLYFFGEKDQNGRSWCPDCVAVEQNVDTAFRENAHPNSLIYTVDVGNREAWKDTTNNKFRLHPFNMTEIPSIQRWNGVERLDGDQLRKPSLLELFFEEAKLASSTDNTIPCK, from the exons ATGCCGGAATATGTTCCAATTAAGGGCTACGACCAACTGATGGATGCACTTAAATCGCAATCGAAGAATAATTGCCTGATTTACTTGTATTTCTTTGGCGAGAAGGATCAAAATGGACGCAGCTGGTGCCCGGACTGCGTAGCAG TGGAACAAAATGTGGATACGGCATTCAGAGAGAATGCGCATCCAAATTCGTTGATTTACACGGTGGATGTGGGAAATCGGGAAGCCTGGAAGGATACAACCAACAATAAGTTCCGTTTGCATCCATTCAATATGACGGAAATTCCATCCATCCAACGTTGGAATGGCGTCGAGCGCTTAGATGGCGATCAGCTGCGCAAGCCGTCGCTGCTCGAGCTCTTCTTTGAGGAAGCAAAGCTTGCGAGCTCAACCGACAATACGATTCCATGcaaataa
- the LOC132796600 gene encoding UPF0729 protein GD16342: MVCVPCFIIPLLLYIWHKFVQPILLRYWNPWEKKDAQGNVIKAGPEFPFECKGGVCPFVPGKKKQQQDELNEGEGGGDEETTTTTTTTKGEEQNKLVENTTKTEATTTANDESKKQI, encoded by the coding sequence ATGGTGTGTGTGCCGTGCTTCATAATCCCGCTGTTGCTCTACATTTGGCACAAGTTCGTGCAACCAATATTGTTGCGCTATTGGAATCCCTGGGAGAAGAAGGACGCCCAGGGTAATGTGATCAAGGCGGGACCTGAATTCCCCTTCGAGTGCAAGGGCGGTGTTTGTCCCTTTGTGCCCggcaagaagaagcagcagcaggatgAGCTAAATGAAGGCGAAGGTGGTGGCGATgaggaaacaacaacaactacaaccacaacaaagGGAGAAGAGCAAAACAAACTAGTGgagaatacaacaaaaacagaggCGACGACCACAGCAAACGATGAGagcaaaaagcaaatttaG